The Geitlerinema sp. PCC 9228 genome contains the following window.
CTGTAGACTTGCCAGCAGCCATATCCGGATCGAAATCCAGACCCAACACCTTAATCAAAGTATCGGCATCGGGATTGAGCTGGGAGAAAGGCAGCATTAATTGTCCTAATTTGGGTTCGAGAACGTTCATAACCCCCAAAATAAAGTAGGAGGGAGGACGTTTGCCGCCGTCGGGAGTGGGAACAGCCACCGTCTTCATGTGCAAGCTTAACCAGTCGTGGTGGTCTTGGTAGTATTTGACCCACTTTTGTTGGAGCGTGTTGGTGAATTCCTCAAAAAAAGCCATGATAGTTTCCCCAAAAGGTGCTGATTTTATTTCAATATTTCCCTGAATCATACTAGCCAATCAGCACTTGTAATCTTCCACCTATCTACGGAAAAATTCATCAAGTAGCAAGCTGCTATGGGGAGAAAGCGCCGGTAGCGATCCAAAAGCAGCCGCCGCCACAGCCGAAAAACAGCGCCATCGCGGCACTTCTCAAGGAATTTCTACTGTAGTTGGCGCGATCGCGATTCTAGGGGACATGGTTTTGCTAAAATTTTGTGGGTCGAACGCCAGAGCTAGATTGACCTAGCCATTGGATTTCGGTACGTCTACCGGAAGATGGCGTAAATTGCCAAACAGTTGGTTTCGACATTGACCGACAAGTCTATCCAATCGAGATAACGCAAAAGTACATGAAACCCTATACCGTTGCTGCCGTGCAAATGAACAGCTTGCCGGAGGTAGAAAAAAACCTGACCCAAGCCGAAGAACTCATTGAGCTAGCAGCGAATCAAGGAGCGTCTTTGGTAAGCCTGCCAGAAAACTTTTCGTTTATGGGTCCGGAAATGGAAAAACTCCAGCAAGCGGAAGCAATTGCGGAGAAAACCGAAAAATTTCTGCAACACGTCGCCAGAAAATTTCAGATTTTTCTTTTGGGAGGTAGTTTCCCAGTTCCCACTGGCGAAGGCAAAGTATACAATACCTCCGTCATATACACCCCCGACGGGGAAGAAGTGTGCCGCTATCACAAAGTACATTTGTTCGATGTCAAGCTTCCCGACGGCAACACCTATCAAGAATCGGCTACCGTCTCCCCCGGTCAAAGCCTGCCTCCCATCTATCGCCACGAAACATTCGGCAATTTGGGACTTTCCATCTGCTACGATGTACGATTCCCCGAGTTGTACCGCTACTTAGCCAAACAGGGAGCAGAAATTTTATTGGTTCCTGCCGCCTTTACCGCCTATACCGGCAAAGACCACTGGCAGGCTTTGCTACAAGCGAGAGCCATTGAAAACACCTGCTACGTCGTTGCTGCCGCTCAAACCGGCAAACACTACAGCTTGCGTCAAAGCCACGGTCACGCCATTATTATTGACCCTTGGGGAGTTATCCTCAGCGATGCGGGAGAAGACCCCGGCGTCGCCATAGCCACCATCGACCCCTCCCATTTAGAGCAAGTACGGCGGCAGATGCCAAGTTTGCAGCATCGCGTCTTTTAATTCCCATTGAAGATTTCAATGGGTCTTCTCAAAGAAAACTGCACTGGCTACGTGAAATCTACTTAGAGAAACCTGTACAGTATACGGGACGAGTTCTACGCAATTATGAAAGATTTCCTATTGAGTTCCCTATTCAGTCAACCCATGTTTGCTTGGTCTTTTCCCATCGACCCCACTTCTCTGCCAGTTTTGGCAGCGGCAGAAGGGGAAGCAGAAGTACAAGAACCCATCCTCGTTGCTGGGGTATTGTTAAGTCTGGTGGGTATCTATTTTGCCAGCAAAGTCGGCGGCGAAATTTGTAGCCGCATCAACCTACCGCCAGTGTTGGGAGAACTGGTTGGTGGGGTGATTATTGGCACCTCAGCTTTAAAATTATTGGTTTTTCCCGAAGCCGGCTTCGACAGCAGTGCCTCTACCATCATGAATTTGCTGCAAACCAGCTTTGGGATGAGCGCCGCCAGTACGGAAGCTACCTTTGAAGTCCAAAGCGAGGTAATTTCCGTTCTGTCTGAGTTTGGGGTGATTATCCTGCTGTTTGAAATTGGTTTGGAATCGGACCTGAAGGACCTGCTGAAATACGGTCCCCAAGCTGCCTTGGTAGCCATTTTGGGGGTTGTGGTTCCCTTCGCGGCGGGAACGGCAGGATTGCTAATAATTTTTGATATTGGCACCATTCCGGCGGTTTTTGCTGGTGCTGCTTTAACGGCCACCAGTATCGGTATCACCGCGAAAGTTCTGGCGGAAATTGGCAGTCTCAATGCCAAGGAAGGACAAATTATTATTGGTGCGGCGGTTCTCGATGATGTTTTGGGAATTATTGTGCTGGCGGTGGTCAGCAGCCTGGTGAAAACTGGTGAAATTGAGGTAGCCAATGTGGTTTACCTGATTTTGGGGGCCGCTACTTTTCTTGTAGGCGTGATTCTCGTGGGTCGTTTCCTTGGCAGTTATTTCGTGTCTTTGGTCAAGGAACTGAAAACCCGAGGTCCGCTGTTGATTTCAGCTTTGGTGGTAGCGTTTTTGCTGGCTTACCTGGCAGCTGCCATTCAGCTAGAAGCCATTCTCGGTGCGTTTGCTGCTGGTTTGGTGTTGGGAGAAACGGAAATTCAGGAAGATTTAGAAGAACAAATTGCGCCGGTTGCTGATTTCTTTGTGCCGATTTTCTTTGTGGTGGTTGGTGCCAAAACCAATTTGGCGGTACTCAACCCAGCGGTTCCCAGCAATCGCGAAGGTTTGATTATTGCTGCCTTTTTGATTGTGGTGGCGATTTTAGGCAAGATCGTCTCTGGATTTGCGATTTTCAACCAACCCGGTATCAACCGCCTGGCGGTTGGCGTGGGAATGATTCCCCGAGGCGAAGTTGGCTTGGTCTTTGCTGGCATTGGTGCGGCTAGCGGTGCACTTTCGGAATCGTTGGAAGCTGGCATTATTGTGATGGTGATTGTGACGACGTTCATCACTCCACCATTTTTACGGTTCTTGCTAAAAACGGAACCAGCAACCGAGGCGGTGGAGTCGCAATCCGAGTCTCAATGAGAGAATTGTTACGAAATTGATTTTCCCAGCATGGGAGTATGGGAGTATGGGAGAAAACAATTAAAACCAGAAATTGTATTTCCCTAACTTCCTATTCCCCTATTTTTCCTCTTTTCCCTCTTTTAGAGATTTTTCTTAGTTGCTTCTATCGTTGGAATTACATCATGAAACACACACTTTCTGTATTGGTCGAAGATGAAGCTGGTGTCCTCACTCGTATTGCTGGTTTGTTTGCGCGCCGGGGATTCAATATTGAAAGTTTGGCGGTAGGTCCGACGGCAAAACCAGGGATTTCTCGGATTACCATGGTGGTTCCGGGAGACGAACGGATTATCGAACAAATTATCAAGCAGCTGTACAAGTTGATTAATGTTCTCAAGGTTCAGGATTTGACGAATAAGCCTTGCGTAGAACGGGAGTTGATGCTGCTGAAGGTGAATGCTACTAGTTCCAACCGGTCGGAGGTTTTGGAAATTGTGCAAATCTTCCGCGCACGGGTGGTGGATGTGGCTGAGGATTCTGTGATTGTGGAAGTGGTCGGCGACCCTGGCAAAATGGTGGCGATTATCCGGGTGTTAAGTAAGTTTGGTATTCGGGAAATGGCTAGAACGGGTAAGATTTCCTTGGCACGGGAGTCGGGGGTCAATACCGAATACCTGAAGTCGCTGCAGCAAAAGGTGGAAATGCCTTAGGGGGTGCGGCTATTTGCCGATACAGAAACGGCTGAAGATGCGATCGAGCATGGATTCGGTAATTTCATCGCCGGTGATTTCGCCAAAGGCTTGGGTGGCTTCGCGCAGGTCGATGGTCCAAAAGTCGAGGGGGAGGTCATCTGCGATCGCTTTTTGTACTTGTTCTAAGGCATTTTTGGCCCGGGTTAAGGCGGCGGCTTGTCGCTGGTTGATGGCGAGGTCGGTGTCGGCGGCTTGCAGATTCCCGGTGTGTACGGCTTGCGCGATCGCATTTTCCAATTGGTCGATGCCTTCTGGTTTGGCAGCGGCGGTTTTTACAATTTGAATAAAATTACCATCGCCAGCGATCGCGTTTTCTATTTCTTGGAGCTGATTTCTATCGCCCCCATCCAGCAAATCAACTTTGTTAACTACCAAAATAACGGGTCGTTGCTTGACATTGTGATAAA
Protein-coding sequences here:
- a CDS encoding carbon-nitrogen hydrolase family protein codes for the protein MKPYTVAAVQMNSLPEVEKNLTQAEELIELAANQGASLVSLPENFSFMGPEMEKLQQAEAIAEKTEKFLQHVARKFQIFLLGGSFPVPTGEGKVYNTSVIYTPDGEEVCRYHKVHLFDVKLPDGNTYQESATVSPGQSLPPIYRHETFGNLGLSICYDVRFPELYRYLAKQGAEILLVPAAFTAYTGKDHWQALLQARAIENTCYVVAAAQTGKHYSLRQSHGHAIIIDPWGVILSDAGEDPGVAIATIDPSHLEQVRRQMPSLQHRVF
- a CDS encoding cation:proton antiporter; the protein is MKDFLLSSLFSQPMFAWSFPIDPTSLPVLAAAEGEAEVQEPILVAGVLLSLVGIYFASKVGGEICSRINLPPVLGELVGGVIIGTSALKLLVFPEAGFDSSASTIMNLLQTSFGMSAASTEATFEVQSEVISVLSEFGVIILLFEIGLESDLKDLLKYGPQAALVAILGVVVPFAAGTAGLLIIFDIGTIPAVFAGAALTATSIGITAKVLAEIGSLNAKEGQIIIGAAVLDDVLGIIVLAVVSSLVKTGEIEVANVVYLILGAATFLVGVILVGRFLGSYFVSLVKELKTRGPLLISALVVAFLLAYLAAAIQLEAILGAFAAGLVLGETEIQEDLEEQIAPVADFFVPIFFVVVGAKTNLAVLNPAVPSNREGLIIAAFLIVVAILGKIVSGFAIFNQPGINRLAVGVGMIPRGEVGLVFAGIGAASGALSESLEAGIIVMVIVTTFITPPFLRFLLKTEPATEAVESQSESQ
- the ilvN gene encoding acetolactate synthase small subunit, whose amino-acid sequence is MKHTLSVLVEDEAGVLTRIAGLFARRGFNIESLAVGPTAKPGISRITMVVPGDERIIEQIIKQLYKLINVLKVQDLTNKPCVERELMLLKVNATSSNRSEVLEIVQIFRARVVDVAEDSVIVEVVGDPGKMVAIIRVLSKFGIREMARTGKISLARESGVNTEYLKSLQQKVEMP